In one Pseudarthrobacter oxydans genomic region, the following are encoded:
- a CDS encoding LacI family DNA-binding transcriptional regulator: MKQTSPARSVTMEDVAREAGVSRALVSLVMRDSPKVSAAKRTAVLESAAALGYSPNRLASRLASHRTNTLGVLFLDLHNSVFADIYDGIAEGLAGSGNQVMVAVGSADPGTELEAVRNFVDLRVDGVILAGYTGSAGELEAALRGTAAVVITRELKVDGVDSVLTDDFRSGALAVEHLHGLGHRRIAHVDISDWLPYTDRREGYLHAMKQFGLEPMLVHSDMTERGGRNVMERFLASGAVLPTAIFAHNDLTAIGIMEALATHGLRVPDDVAIVGCDNIELAASPLIGLTSIDQHAGELGRVAAQVMLDRLAGSAGPAVTRKLEPALVVRSSSDPGAGP; this comes from the coding sequence GTGAAGCAGACTTCCCCCGCCCGCTCCGTGACCATGGAGGACGTGGCACGTGAGGCAGGGGTGAGCCGCGCCCTCGTCTCCCTGGTGATGCGCGATTCCCCCAAAGTCTCGGCCGCCAAACGGACGGCGGTGCTGGAAAGCGCCGCCGCCCTGGGCTACTCCCCCAACCGGCTTGCCAGCCGCCTCGCGAGCCACCGCACCAACACCCTGGGCGTCCTCTTCCTTGACCTGCACAACTCGGTCTTCGCAGACATTTACGACGGCATTGCCGAGGGCCTCGCCGGCAGCGGCAACCAGGTGATGGTCGCCGTCGGCTCCGCTGATCCCGGCACCGAACTGGAAGCCGTGAGGAACTTCGTGGACCTCCGCGTGGACGGGGTCATCCTGGCCGGATACACCGGCTCGGCCGGTGAACTGGAGGCCGCCCTGCGCGGGACGGCCGCCGTCGTCATCACCAGGGAGTTAAAGGTCGACGGCGTCGATTCAGTCCTGACGGATGACTTCCGCTCCGGAGCGCTCGCCGTGGAGCATCTGCACGGGCTGGGGCACCGGCGGATCGCCCACGTGGATATCTCCGACTGGCTGCCGTACACCGACCGCCGCGAAGGCTACCTGCACGCGATGAAGCAGTTCGGCCTTGAGCCGATGCTGGTGCACAGCGACATGACCGAGCGCGGCGGGCGCAACGTCATGGAACGCTTCCTGGCTTCCGGCGCCGTGCTGCCCACCGCGATCTTTGCCCACAACGACCTCACGGCCATCGGCATCATGGAGGCCCTGGCTACGCACGGGCTGAGGGTCCCGGACGATGTGGCGATCGTGGGCTGCGACAACATCGAGCTGGCCGCCTCGCCCCTCATTGGACTGACGTCCATCGACCAGCACGCCGGGGAACTCGGCCGGGTGGCGGCGCAGGTCATGCTGGACCGGCTTGCTGGTTCCGCCGGCCCTGCCGTCACGCGCAAGCTCGAACCGGCCCTGGTGGTCCGGAGCTCCTCAGATCCCGGCGCGGGACCCTAG
- the iolB gene encoding 5-deoxy-glucuronate isomerase: MTNWVYPLGTAADGKWDVSIGTSDSSLAVDGWAHTGLKVGTLAAGADVVLPAAAEERIVVPLNGSFTVTVDGIEYQLEGRASVFHGPSDVLYSGTGRGVTISSADGGRVAVATAPAKDSYPTRLVTAAETPVELRGAGNCSRQVHNFGTPAALEADRFIVCEVLTPAGNWSSYPPHKHDEEKDGETHLEEIYYFETRVAAGSAAPADADAIGYQRVYASDERPIDVSAEVRTGDVVLVPYGWHGPAMAAPGYDLYYLNVMAGPGPVREWLISDDPHHGWVRQTWDGQDIDPRLPFGT, encoded by the coding sequence ATGACCAACTGGGTCTACCCCCTGGGCACCGCCGCCGACGGCAAATGGGACGTCTCGATCGGGACCTCCGATTCCTCCCTTGCCGTGGACGGCTGGGCACACACCGGACTGAAGGTGGGCACCCTCGCCGCCGGGGCCGACGTCGTCCTTCCCGCCGCCGCTGAGGAGCGCATTGTGGTGCCCCTTAATGGATCCTTTACCGTCACGGTGGACGGCATCGAGTACCAGCTGGAAGGCCGTGCCTCGGTGTTCCACGGCCCCAGCGACGTTCTCTACTCCGGCACGGGGCGGGGGGTCACCATCAGCTCGGCCGACGGCGGCCGGGTGGCAGTTGCCACCGCACCCGCCAAGGACTCGTACCCCACCCGCCTGGTGACTGCCGCCGAGACGCCGGTGGAACTGCGCGGGGCGGGCAACTGCTCCCGCCAGGTCCACAACTTCGGCACGCCCGCCGCGCTGGAAGCTGACCGGTTTATCGTCTGCGAGGTCCTTACTCCCGCCGGAAACTGGTCCTCGTACCCGCCTCACAAGCATGACGAGGAAAAGGACGGCGAGACGCACCTGGAGGAGATCTACTACTTCGAGACGCGGGTGGCCGCCGGCTCGGCTGCCCCGGCCGACGCCGATGCCATCGGCTACCAGCGCGTCTACGCCTCCGATGAGCGCCCCATCGACGTGTCCGCCGAGGTCCGCACCGGCGACGTTGTCCTGGTTCCTTACGGCTGGCACGGTCCGGCGATGGCTGCACCCGGCTACGACCTGTACTACCTGAACGTGATGGCCGGACCGGGACCGGTGCGGGAATGGCTTATCAGCGACGATCCCCACCACGGCTGGGTGCGCCAGACGTGGGACGGGCAGGACATCGACCCCCGGCTGCCGTTCGGAACGTAG
- a CDS encoding GntR family transcriptional regulator produces MANNLGLSIDRSSPVPLYHQVVQGIEAAIFSGVLEPGSRLDNEIDLAAQLNLSRPTMRKAMDELVRSGLLVRKRGVGTQVVSSQVRRPLELSSLYDDLTNNGKKPTTDVLSFSHVEADDATLATLQLPAGSKVYHFTRLRKVGGKPLALMENWVRDDITDMDEAMLAGEGLYAILRRGGVNFRLANQRIGAVVANDYQASLLDTAPGSALVTMERTATDDTGRRVETGHHVYRGDSYSFEMTLVQR; encoded by the coding sequence GTGGCGAACAACCTGGGTCTCAGCATCGACCGCTCCTCCCCCGTCCCGCTCTACCACCAGGTGGTGCAGGGCATAGAAGCGGCCATCTTCAGCGGGGTCCTGGAACCCGGCAGCCGGCTCGACAACGAGATCGACCTGGCGGCACAGCTGAACCTTTCCCGTCCCACGATGCGCAAGGCCATGGACGAACTTGTCCGGTCCGGCCTGCTGGTGCGCAAACGCGGCGTGGGAACCCAGGTGGTTTCCAGCCAGGTGCGCCGTCCGCTCGAGCTCTCCAGCCTCTACGACGACCTCACCAATAACGGCAAGAAGCCGACCACGGACGTCCTGAGCTTCTCCCACGTGGAGGCGGACGACGCCACCTTGGCCACGCTGCAGCTCCCTGCCGGTTCGAAGGTCTACCACTTCACCAGGCTGCGCAAGGTGGGGGGCAAACCGCTGGCGCTCATGGAGAACTGGGTCCGTGATGACATCACCGACATGGATGAAGCGATGCTGGCCGGGGAAGGCCTGTACGCCATCCTGCGCCGCGGCGGCGTGAACTTCCGCCTCGCCAACCAGCGCATCGGCGCCGTGGTGGCCAACGACTACCAGGCCTCCCTCCTGGACACTGCGCCCGGATCCGCGCTGGTCACCATGGAGCGTACTGCCACGGATGACACCGGCCGGCGCGTGGAAACCGGCCACCACGTGTACCGGGGTGATTCCTACAGCTTTGAAATGACACTCGTACAGCGCTAA
- a CDS encoding sugar porter family MFS transporter, whose protein sequence is MLLQKQSLTAPGDRRRGYLARLTVISTLGGLLFGYDTGVISGALLYMNDSLNMTAVEEATVVSALLFPGAAVGALTGGRMADKLGRRGSLLVCALLFLFGAIGCAIAPNVPFMIAARILLGLGVGAAAVTCPLYLAEMAPAHLRGRMVTINELMIVTGQMLAFAINALLDALIHDTEVWRTMLGIASLPALALLAGMLMLPESPRWYAIRGRLEDSRRVLNLSRSPEEAASEFQEIAEAAKTAKDERGHAWRDLRDNPWMRRLLWIGIGLAVVQQATGINTVNYYAPTILEKSGLGVSASLVATIGVGVTSVLMTILGIWLLGFIGRRKMLIVGFSGVVGSQALLAVVFLLPQSDLASYTILAAMMLFVAFVQCFIGTCVWLLLSEMFPLAIRGFAMGIAVFALWTVNAAISFLFPIVVEALGSTGTFGLFVLVNLASLMFVSKFVPETKGHSLEDLEAHFRHGEPVRVPA, encoded by the coding sequence ATGCTGTTGCAGAAACAATCGCTGACCGCCCCCGGCGACCGGCGCCGCGGCTATCTCGCCCGGCTCACTGTCATCTCCACCCTGGGCGGCCTGCTCTTCGGCTACGACACCGGCGTCATCTCCGGCGCCCTGCTGTACATGAACGACTCCCTGAACATGACCGCCGTCGAGGAAGCCACGGTGGTCAGCGCCCTGCTGTTCCCCGGCGCCGCGGTGGGTGCGCTCACCGGCGGCCGCATGGCGGACAAGCTTGGCCGCAGGGGTTCCCTGCTGGTCTGCGCCCTGCTGTTCCTGTTCGGCGCCATTGGCTGTGCCATCGCCCCCAACGTGCCGTTCATGATTGCGGCGCGCATCCTGCTGGGCCTGGGGGTCGGCGCGGCGGCCGTCACCTGCCCGCTGTACCTGGCCGAAATGGCACCGGCCCACCTGCGCGGCCGCATGGTCACCATCAACGAACTCATGATCGTCACCGGACAGATGCTGGCGTTCGCCATCAACGCCCTGCTCGATGCCCTGATCCACGACACCGAAGTCTGGCGCACCATGCTGGGCATCGCGTCCCTTCCCGCCCTAGCGCTGCTCGCGGGAATGCTGATGCTGCCCGAGTCGCCCCGCTGGTATGCCATCCGCGGCCGCCTCGAGGACAGCCGCCGCGTCCTCAACCTCAGCCGAAGCCCTGAAGAAGCCGCCAGCGAGTTCCAGGAAATTGCCGAGGCTGCAAAGACGGCCAAGGACGAACGCGGCCACGCCTGGCGGGACCTGCGGGACAACCCCTGGATGCGCCGCCTTCTCTGGATCGGCATTGGCCTCGCCGTGGTGCAGCAGGCCACGGGCATCAACACCGTGAACTACTACGCCCCCACCATCCTCGAAAAGAGCGGGCTCGGCGTCAGCGCATCCCTGGTGGCCACCATCGGCGTCGGCGTAACCTCGGTGCTGATGACCATCCTTGGAATCTGGCTGCTCGGTTTTATTGGCCGGCGGAAAATGCTGATCGTCGGCTTCTCCGGGGTGGTGGGCTCCCAGGCCCTGCTCGCTGTGGTTTTCCTCCTGCCCCAGTCGGACCTCGCCAGCTACACCATCCTCGCCGCCATGATGCTGTTCGTAGCGTTTGTGCAGTGCTTCATCGGCACCTGCGTGTGGCTGCTCCTCTCGGAAATGTTCCCGCTGGCCATCCGCGGCTTCGCCATGGGAATCGCGGTGTTCGCGCTGTGGACGGTCAACGCCGCCATCTCCTTCCTGTTCCCGATCGTGGTCGAGGCGCTTGGTTCCACCGGAACCTTCGGCCTGTTCGTCCTGGTGAACCTCGCATCCCTGATGTTCGTCAGCAAGTTCGTCCCGGAGACAAAGGGCCATTCCCTCGAGGATCTCGAAGCGCACTTCCGTCACGGCGAACCCGTCCGGGTTCCCGCCTAG
- a CDS encoding LOG family protein — MNLSGNLGPHPHNLEVQDLESFDRLVSAGALDMHGWHAQSLDLRGRTAALEGMHVEGAIFLGCTFDDGTEDLLRQRGALIFPRLEAVPFNPYRATLYTPQELYSGLPLSPYEQLPDARIYQWSIHDGHRHRLDATLASALHDHAIGDALDELARTGPWQDRAMVGVMGGHAAQRGSTGFAQAALLGRLLAQDGRVVATGGGPGAMEAANMGAYLSEASDAEVQAALDTLASVPGFRPSVSAWARAAAAVVERFPGGTPSLGIPTWFYGHEPPNYFATHIAKYFANAIREAILLELCKGGIVFLPGAAGTVQEIFQDACENYYGAREKVTPMVLVGRHHWEHQYPAWPMLRSLAAGRVMEDHIFLVDSVQDAVEVLRSQLGPGQAA, encoded by the coding sequence GTGAACCTCTCCGGAAACCTGGGCCCCCACCCGCACAACCTCGAAGTCCAGGACCTGGAAAGCTTCGACCGGCTGGTCAGCGCAGGGGCCCTGGACATGCACGGCTGGCATGCACAGTCCCTGGACCTTCGGGGGAGGACCGCAGCGCTGGAAGGCATGCACGTGGAGGGTGCCATCTTCCTCGGCTGCACGTTCGATGACGGCACGGAGGACCTGCTCCGGCAACGGGGTGCGCTGATCTTTCCACGGCTTGAGGCGGTACCGTTCAACCCCTACCGGGCCACCCTATATACGCCCCAGGAGCTTTACTCCGGGCTGCCGCTCTCCCCGTATGAGCAGCTGCCGGATGCCCGGATCTATCAATGGAGCATCCATGATGGCCACCGGCACCGGCTGGACGCCACCCTTGCTTCGGCACTTCATGACCATGCCATCGGCGACGCCCTGGACGAGCTGGCCAGGACGGGGCCCTGGCAGGACCGCGCCATGGTTGGGGTGATGGGCGGACACGCCGCGCAGCGTGGCAGCACCGGTTTTGCCCAGGCCGCCCTGCTGGGCCGGCTGCTGGCACAGGACGGTCGCGTCGTTGCCACAGGCGGAGGGCCGGGGGCCATGGAGGCGGCGAACATGGGAGCGTACCTCAGCGAGGCGTCCGACGCCGAGGTGCAGGCGGCGCTGGACACGCTCGCCTCCGTCCCGGGGTTCCGTCCCTCGGTGTCCGCGTGGGCTCGTGCCGCCGCCGCCGTCGTCGAACGCTTTCCCGGCGGAACGCCGTCGCTCGGCATCCCCACGTGGTTCTACGGGCACGAGCCGCCCAATTATTTCGCCACGCACATCGCCAAATACTTTGCCAACGCCATCAGGGAAGCCATCCTGCTGGAGCTGTGCAAGGGAGGCATCGTCTTCCTTCCCGGGGCCGCGGGCACGGTGCAGGAAATCTTCCAGGACGCCTGCGAGAACTACTACGGCGCGCGGGAAAAGGTCACGCCCATGGTGCTGGTGGGCAGGCACCACTGGGAGCACCAGTACCCCGCATGGCCCATGCTCCGCAGCCTGGCTGCCGGCCGGGTGATGGAAGACCACATCTTCCTGGTGGACTCGGTGCAGGATGCGGTGGAGGTGCTGCGAAGCCAGTTGGGGCCCGGGCAGGCCGCCTGA
- a CDS encoding matrixin family metalloprotease, translating to MEDRREGSRHARARVRRGARGIARLLVIAALSAVAVFGAALAVSDPRFKELLDVRIGPGTGQPSGQSGESSGQQDTHPTGHAGQAPPAEGRTKTPPPGFEESDAPLAAASPPPPGGDSYRFLAVNGDGSPVGYSPCRPLHYVVNDELAPAGAQQLIMEAITTISAATGIQFIYDGTTREQPSPQRPPYQPEAYGERWAPLLIAWTTPDSAPQLKGKVIGTGGSTHFSYDDGPKAFVTGGLDLDSPQIANELLNPDGHLYARAVILHELSHVMGLDHVEDPTQLMYPEIGTPEGLSAGDLNGLFELGKAQCRKDL from the coding sequence GTGGAGGACCGCCGCGAGGGGTCCCGCCATGCGCGGGCCAGGGTCCGCCGAGGCGCACGCGGGATAGCCAGGCTCCTGGTCATCGCCGCACTGTCCGCAGTGGCAGTTTTTGGTGCGGCCCTGGCAGTCAGCGATCCGCGCTTCAAGGAACTGCTGGATGTCCGCATCGGCCCGGGAACCGGCCAACCAAGCGGACAGTCCGGGGAGTCCAGCGGCCAGCAGGACACCCACCCCACGGGACATGCCGGCCAGGCACCCCCGGCTGAGGGCCGGACGAAGACGCCGCCTCCGGGATTCGAGGAGTCGGACGCCCCGCTGGCCGCCGCCAGCCCGCCCCCGCCGGGCGGCGATTCCTACCGCTTCCTCGCAGTCAACGGGGACGGCAGCCCCGTGGGGTATTCCCCCTGCAGGCCGCTGCACTATGTGGTCAATGACGAGCTGGCACCGGCCGGCGCCCAGCAGCTCATCATGGAGGCCATCACCACCATCTCGGCCGCCACGGGCATCCAGTTCATCTATGACGGAACCACCCGGGAACAGCCATCCCCGCAACGGCCGCCCTACCAGCCGGAGGCCTACGGCGAGCGCTGGGCACCGCTGCTCATCGCCTGGACAACCCCGGACTCGGCCCCGCAGCTGAAGGGCAAGGTAATCGGCACCGGAGGCAGCACCCACTTCAGTTACGACGACGGCCCCAAGGCCTTTGTGACCGGCGGCCTGGACCTGGACTCACCGCAGATCGCCAATGAGCTCCTTAACCCGGACGGCCACCTCTATGCCAGGGCCGTGATCCTCCACGAGCTCAGCCATGTCATGGGACTTGACCATGTGGAGGACCCCACGCAACTGATGTACCCGGAAATCGGCACACCCGAGGGGTTGTCCGCCGGAGACCTCAACGGGCTCTTTGAGCTGGGCAAGGCCCAGTGCCGCAAGGACCTCTGA
- a CDS encoding VIT1/CCC1 transporter family protein, producing the protein MSPHAQNNRNAAPRPSSLPAAPEGSGPNRQSGPSPSDIKRWRQYLADERAEAAVYRDLAQSRQGEEREILLALAEAEGRHEAHWLGLLGDRAGKPRRASLRSRLLGFLARHFGSVFVLALAQRAEGRSPYAKDPNATDAMAADEQIHEEVVRGLATRGRNRLAGTFRAAVFGANDGLVSNLSLVMGMAASGVASSVVLLSGIAGLLAGAMSMGAGEFISVRSQRELLAATRPTQVTLVAAPKLDLEHNELLLVYLARGMTQEAAEHRVAERTGLLPCDCDPSLSLQPELPDVDDQHEAVGTAWGAALSSFCFFASGAIVPILPFVVGLTGVPALVVAGALVGLALLVTGATVGLLSGTSPLTRGLRQLAIGLGAAAVTYLLGLVFGTVVG; encoded by the coding sequence GTGTCTCCGCACGCCCAGAACAACCGAAACGCCGCGCCCCGGCCGTCGTCCCTCCCGGCCGCACCGGAAGGATCCGGGCCGAACCGGCAGTCCGGGCCGTCGCCGTCGGACATTAAACGCTGGCGGCAATACCTCGCGGACGAGCGCGCCGAGGCCGCTGTTTACCGGGACCTGGCGCAGAGCCGCCAGGGTGAGGAACGTGAAATCCTCCTGGCCCTGGCCGAGGCCGAAGGCCGCCATGAAGCACACTGGCTGGGCCTGCTCGGGGACCGCGCGGGCAAGCCCCGGCGCGCATCCCTCCGCAGCCGGCTGCTGGGTTTCCTGGCCCGGCACTTCGGCTCTGTGTTCGTGCTGGCGCTGGCCCAGCGGGCCGAAGGCCGCTCCCCGTACGCCAAGGACCCCAACGCCACGGATGCCATGGCGGCCGATGAGCAGATCCACGAGGAAGTGGTCCGCGGACTGGCCACACGGGGGCGCAACCGCCTGGCCGGAACTTTCCGGGCAGCGGTGTTCGGCGCCAATGACGGCCTGGTCAGCAACCTGTCCCTGGTGATGGGCATGGCCGCTTCCGGCGTGGCCAGCAGCGTGGTGCTGCTGAGCGGCATTGCCGGCCTCCTGGCCGGCGCCATGTCCATGGGCGCCGGTGAGTTCATTTCCGTCCGTTCCCAGCGTGAACTGCTGGCGGCAACCCGGCCCACGCAGGTCACGCTGGTAGCCGCTCCCAAACTGGACCTTGAGCACAACGAACTGCTCCTGGTGTACCTGGCCAGGGGCATGACCCAGGAAGCCGCGGAACACCGGGTGGCCGAGCGCACCGGCCTGCTGCCCTGTGACTGCGATCCCAGCTTGTCGCTGCAGCCGGAACTGCCCGACGTCGATGACCAGCATGAGGCGGTGGGCACCGCGTGGGGCGCGGCCCTGTCCAGCTTCTGCTTCTTCGCGTCCGGCGCCATCGTACCCATCCTGCCGTTTGTGGTCGGCCTGACAGGTGTGCCGGCGCTGGTGGTTGCGGGCGCCCTGGTGGGCCTGGCCCTGCTGGTCACCGGCGCCACCGTTGGGCTGCTGTCCGGCACGTCACCCCTGACGCGCGGGCTGCGCCAGCTTGCCATTGGGCTGGGCGCCGCGGCAGTCACCTACCTGTTGGGGCTGGTCTTCGGCACCGTGGTGGGTTAG
- a CDS encoding sodium:solute symporter, whose amino-acid sequence MDLSVINIAIVVVYLLAMLAFGWWGKSRTRNNSDFLVAGRRLGPFLYTGTMAAVVLGGASTVGGVGLGYKFGISGMWLVVAIGAGVLLLSLLFAGTIQKLKIYTVSQMLTLRYGSRATEASGIVMLAYTLMLCATSTGAYATIFVVLFDWDRAMAIAVGGAIVLVYSTIGGMWSITLADQVQFIIKTVGIFFLMLPFTLNAAGGFEGIRSRVDESFFQIDGIGVQTIITYFVVYTLGLLIGQDIWQRVFTAKTPTVARWGGATAGIYCILYGVAGALIGMAASVALSDIEIAAKDDVYAEVAQTLLPVGIGGLVLAAAVAAMMSTASGALIAAATVARADVLPFVASWFGKTINTEDTDNPEHDVKANRTWVLALGIVAIVIAIITKDVVAALTIAYDILVGGLLVAILGGLVWKRGTGLAAAASMAVGSVVTLGTMIILEVNAKAPLDGIYANEPIYYGLLASAVVYIAVSLLTRPTDPQVMRNWQRRVAGQDSEEAPVPTAVR is encoded by the coding sequence ATGGACCTAAGTGTCATCAACATCGCCATCGTGGTGGTGTACCTGCTCGCGATGCTGGCCTTCGGCTGGTGGGGCAAGTCCCGCACCAGGAACAACAGCGACTTCCTGGTTGCCGGCCGCCGCCTCGGCCCCTTCCTCTATACAGGCACCATGGCCGCCGTCGTCCTGGGCGGGGCCTCAACGGTCGGCGGTGTAGGCCTCGGCTACAAGTTCGGCATCTCCGGCATGTGGCTGGTAGTGGCTATCGGCGCCGGCGTCCTGCTGCTGAGCCTGCTCTTCGCCGGGACCATCCAGAAGCTGAAGATCTACACGGTCTCCCAGATGCTCACCCTGCGCTACGGCAGCAGGGCCACCGAAGCCTCGGGCATCGTGATGCTCGCTTACACGCTGATGCTGTGCGCCACATCCACCGGCGCCTATGCCACCATTTTCGTGGTGCTCTTCGACTGGGACCGGGCTATGGCCATCGCCGTCGGCGGCGCCATCGTGCTGGTCTATTCCACAATCGGCGGCATGTGGTCCATCACCCTGGCGGACCAGGTGCAGTTCATCATCAAGACCGTAGGCATCTTCTTCCTGATGTTGCCGTTCACCCTGAATGCTGCGGGCGGCTTTGAAGGCATCCGCAGCCGCGTGGATGAAAGCTTCTTCCAGATTGACGGCATCGGCGTCCAGACCATCATCACTTACTTCGTCGTCTACACTCTGGGCCTGCTGATCGGCCAGGACATCTGGCAGCGGGTCTTCACGGCGAAGACCCCCACTGTGGCCCGGTGGGGCGGCGCCACTGCAGGCATCTACTGCATCCTCTATGGTGTTGCCGGCGCGTTGATCGGCATGGCCGCAAGCGTGGCCCTCTCCGACATTGAGATCGCCGCGAAGGACGATGTCTATGCCGAGGTGGCACAGACCCTGCTGCCGGTAGGCATCGGCGGACTTGTCCTGGCGGCAGCCGTGGCCGCAATGATGTCAACGGCTTCCGGCGCCCTCATTGCCGCTGCAACCGTGGCCCGCGCAGATGTCCTGCCTTTCGTCGCCAGCTGGTTCGGCAAGACCATCAACACCGAAGACACGGACAACCCGGAGCACGACGTCAAAGCGAACCGCACGTGGGTCCTCGCCCTTGGCATCGTGGCCATCGTCATCGCCATCATCACCAAGGACGTGGTGGCAGCCCTGACCATCGCCTACGACATCCTGGTGGGCGGCCTCCTCGTGGCAATCCTGGGCGGCCTGGTCTGGAAGCGCGGCACTGGCCTGGCCGCCGCGGCCTCCATGGCAGTAGGGTCCGTGGTGACCCTGGGCACCATGATCATCCTTGAAGTCAACGCCAAGGCGCCGCTTGACGGCATCTACGCCAACGAGCCCATCTACTACGGCCTCCTGGCCTCAGCGGTGGTCTACATTGCGGTGTCCCTGCTGACCAGGCCCACCGACCCCCAGGTCATGCGCAACTGGCAGCGCCGGGTGGCCGGGCAGGACAGCGAAGAGGCGCCGGTTCCCACCGCCGTCCGCTAG
- a CDS encoding cupin domain-containing protein — protein MKALPVEPSNVPVAIGSRIRAARQSQRLTIQQVADATGLTKGFLSRVERDLTSPSVASLVTLCQVLSISIGDLFAAPETHLTKRNEGPRISLGGEGIVERLLTARSERRIQIIQACIEPHGRGESELYAVDCDVDVLHVIKGRIRLILTNEEYDLGPGDTVTFPGREPHTWINPTDKQVEVLWVLVPAASR, from the coding sequence ATGAAGGCACTGCCAGTTGAGCCGAGCAACGTTCCGGTAGCCATCGGTTCCAGGATCCGTGCGGCCCGGCAGTCCCAGCGGCTCACCATACAGCAGGTGGCCGACGCTACGGGCCTGACCAAGGGATTCCTCAGCCGGGTTGAGCGGGACCTGACGTCGCCGTCCGTCGCCTCGCTCGTGACACTTTGCCAGGTGCTGTCGATTTCGATCGGCGACCTGTTCGCGGCCCCGGAAACACACCTGACCAAACGCAACGAAGGGCCAAGGATTTCCCTCGGCGGCGAAGGCATCGTGGAGCGGCTCCTCACCGCCCGCTCGGAGCGGCGCATCCAGATCATCCAGGCCTGCATTGAACCGCACGGGCGCGGTGAGTCCGAGCTCTATGCCGTGGACTGCGACGTTGACGTTCTCCATGTGATCAAGGGGAGGATCCGCCTGATCCTCACCAACGAGGAATACGACCTCGGCCCCGGAGACACGGTCACCTTCCCGGGCCGTGAGCCGCACACCTGGATCAACCCCACGGACAAGCAGGTTGAGGTGCTCTGGGTCCTGGTTCCCGCCGCCAGCCGTTAA
- the speB gene encoding agmatinase — protein MEELRIEANGNLGPIDSSRIPRYAGAATYARLPRLDQVAKADVTVVGVPFDSGVSYRPGARFGANHVREASRLLRPYNPAWDVSPFENIQVADAGDMAVNPFNINEAIETIQQNALDLTAGGSRLVTLGGDHTIALPLLRAAAERAGGPVAMLHFDAHLDTWDTYFGAEYTHGTPFRRAVEEGILDTEAISHIGTRGPLYGKKDLDDDHRFGFGIVTSADVYYQGVLETVAKVRDRIGNRPLYISVDIDVLDPAHAPGTGTPEAGGITSRELLEIIRGFRGMNLVGADVVEVAPAYDHAEITGVAASHVAYELVTLMADNAVEGDRFGSATGYAAQALGQEVRRPAGFAPAGKE, from the coding sequence GTGGAAGAGCTGCGCATCGAAGCCAACGGCAACCTAGGCCCCATTGATTCATCCCGCATCCCTCGCTACGCGGGTGCTGCCACCTATGCGCGGCTGCCGCGGCTGGACCAGGTGGCCAAGGCCGACGTCACCGTGGTGGGCGTGCCGTTCGATTCGGGCGTGTCCTACCGTCCGGGAGCCCGCTTCGGCGCCAATCACGTCCGGGAAGCCAGCCGCCTGCTCCGCCCGTACAACCCGGCGTGGGACGTGAGCCCCTTCGAGAACATCCAGGTTGCCGACGCCGGGGACATGGCGGTCAACCCGTTCAACATCAACGAAGCCATCGAGACCATCCAGCAGAACGCTTTGGACCTCACGGCCGGAGGCAGCAGGCTGGTGACCCTCGGCGGTGACCATACGATTGCCCTGCCGCTCCTCCGCGCGGCGGCTGAGCGGGCCGGGGGACCGGTGGCGATGCTGCACTTCGACGCGCACCTGGACACCTGGGACACCTACTTCGGCGCCGAATACACCCACGGCACCCCGTTCCGCCGGGCCGTCGAGGAGGGCATCCTGGACACGGAAGCCATCAGCCACATCGGCACCCGCGGCCCGCTGTACGGCAAGAAGGATCTCGACGACGACCACCGGTTCGGGTTCGGCATCGTCACCTCCGCCGACGTCTACTACCAGGGCGTCCTGGAAACCGTGGCCAAGGTCCGGGACCGGATCGGCAACCGCCCGTTGTACATCTCGGTGGACATCGACGTCCTGGACCCTGCCCATGCTCCCGGCACCGGCACGCCCGAAGCCGGCGGCATCACCAGCAGGGAGCTGCTGGAAATCATCCGCGGCTTCCGCGGAATGAACCTGGTGGGCGCCGACGTCGTGGAGGTGGCCCCGGCCTACGACCACGCCGAGATCACCGGCGTCGCCGCCAGCCACGTTGCCTACGAGCTTGTCACGCTGATGGCAGACAACGCCGTGGAAGGCGACCGTTTCGGCTCAGCGACGGGCTACGCCGCCCAGGCGCTCGGCCAGGAGGTCCGCCGGCCGGCAGGCTTCGCACCGGCGGGCAAGGAGTAG